A region from the Myripristis murdjan chromosome 23, fMyrMur1.1, whole genome shotgun sequence genome encodes:
- the LOC115355247 gene encoding E3 ubiquitin-protein ligase TRIM39-like: MAAASSLLSEEQLMCSVCLEVFTEPVTTPCGHNFCNACIQQYWDSNDICQCPLCKRLFSTRIELQVNTFISELAARFKRFKRSTSEPCLPGEADVSCDICSGMKVSAIKSCLVCLTSLCEVHLEPHQRVAGLKSHTLINPVGNLRDKMCRNHHKLTELYCRTDQTYLCVLCIKTDHKGHNVVALEEEYEVTVAKKDETMAKVKKMMELRSERIREIESSVDASQREADKEIAASVEVFTDLIRSIEKSQAELVEVIEERHQATKQKAEDFIKELRMEITDLEKGSNELQQLSQSDDHHLFLQSFSTICSLLNKNRKDMGVDSNLSVGTVRGALSALKETVDREMEQLPEIKLKRIKEHAVEVTLDPDTAHCQLILSQDGKQVTHGNVTQNLPNNPKRFEFCEVLAKEGFTTGKFYFEVQVKGKTEWVVGVAKESIDRKGNTKLSVQNGFWTIGLDEGTYRTNGKITLKGKLQNVGVFVDYNKGIVSFYDVDSKSHIYSFTGCYFTEKLYPYFCPQENQNGANSAPLVITPVHR, translated from the coding sequence ATGGCAGCAGCTAGCAGTCTCCTGTCTGAGGAGCAGCTCATGTGTTCTGTCTGCCTGGAAGTGTTTACTGAGCCAGTCACTACACCTTGCGGACACAACTTCTGCAATGCATGTATCCAACAATATTGGGACAGCAATGACATTTGCCAGTGTCCATTGTGTAAGAGGCTCTTTTCAACAAGAATTGAACTTCAAGTCAATACTTTTATATCTGAGCTAGCTGCTCGATTTAAGAGATTTAAGAGGTCAACCTCAGAGCCATGTCTTCCTGGTGAAGCAGATGTGTCTTGCGATATCTGCTCTGGGATGAAGGTCAGTGCCATTAAATCTTGTTTGGTGTGTCTAACTTCCCTGTGTGAAGTGCACCTGGAGCCTCACCAGAGAGTCGCAGGCCTCAAGAGCCATACCCTGATAAACCCTGTGGGGAACCTCCGTGACAAGATGTGCAGGAACCACCACAAGCTAACAGAACTGTACTGCAGGACTGACCAGACTTacctttgtgttttgtgcatcaaAACCGATCACAAGGGTCACAATGTTGTAGCCCTTGAGGAAGAATATGAAGTAACGGTAgcaaaaaaagatgagacaaTGGCAAAAGTAAAGAAGATGATGGAGTTACGGTCTGAGAGGATCAGAGAGATAGAAAGCTCAGTCGATGCCAGCCAGAGAGAAGCTGACAAAGAGATAGCAGCCAGTGTGGAAGTCTTCACTGACCTGATCCGCTCCATAGAGAAAAGCCAGGCTGAGCTTGTTGAAGTGATTGAGGAGAGGCATCAAGCAACAAAGCAAAAGGCTGAGGATTTTATAAAAGAACTGAGGATGGAAATCACTGATCTTGAAAAGGGAAGCAACGAGTTGCAGCAGCTGTCACAATCTGATGACCACCACCTTTTTCTCCAGAGCTTCTCAACCATCTGCTCTCTATTAAATAAGAACCGGAAGGACATGGGTGTTGACAGCAATCTGTCTGTCGGGACAGTGAGAGGAGCCCTGTCGGCACTGAAAGAGACAGTGGATCGAGAAATGGAGCAACTCCCTGAGATCAAactgaaaagaataaaagaacaTGCAGTGGAAGTGACTCTTGACCCTGACACAGCACATTGCCAACTCATCCTGAGCCAGGATGGAAAACAAGTGACACATGGAAACGTTACTCAGAATCTTCCCAACAATCCAAAGAGATTCGAGTTTTGTGAGGTTTTAGCAAAGGAGGGGTTCACAACAGGGAAGTTTTACTTCGAGGTGCAGGTGAAGGGAAAGACTGAGTGGGTTGTCGGAGTGGCTAAAGAGTCTATTGATAGAAAGGGCAACACAAAACTATCAGTTCAAAATGGATTTTGGACTATTGGGCTGGATGAGGGCACATATCgaacaaatggaaaaatcacACTGAAGGGAAAGCTCCAAAATGTGGGAGTCTTTGTGGATTACAACAAAGGAATTGTCTCTTTTTATGATGTGGATTCTAAATCACATATCTACTCTTTCACTGGTTGCTACTTTACAGAGAAGCTCTATCCATACTTCTGTCCTCAAGAAAATCAAAATGGAGCAAACTCTGCCCCCCTCGTCATAACTCCTGTACATCGCTGA